One Sphingomonas sp. KR3-1 DNA segment encodes these proteins:
- the truA gene encoding tRNA pseudouridine(38-40) synthase TruA: MTRFALTVEFDGRPFMGWQRQDHGPSVQQAIEDAAFAVTGERASVQAAGRTDAGVHGLGMRAHIDIAKPISAFRLMEALNARVRPNPVAILDCVEVPDDWHARFSCVARHYEYRISTRRAPLTWEKGLAWRVIPPLDAGLMAEGAARLLGRHDFTTFRSAHCQADSPLRTLDRLEVVAQGERISVFASARSFLHHQVRSMVGCIVLVGQGRWTPDDMTAALEARDRAALGLNAPSDGLFFLRADYP, encoded by the coding sequence TTGACGCGGTTCGCGCTGACCGTGGAGTTCGACGGCCGTCCCTTCATGGGCTGGCAGCGGCAGGACCATGGCCCGAGCGTGCAGCAGGCGATCGAGGATGCGGCGTTCGCGGTGACCGGCGAGCGCGCCTCGGTGCAGGCGGCGGGGCGCACCGACGCCGGCGTGCACGGTCTCGGCATGCGCGCGCATATCGATATCGCGAAGCCGATCAGCGCGTTCCGGCTGATGGAGGCGCTCAATGCGCGGGTGCGGCCCAACCCGGTGGCGATCCTCGATTGCGTCGAGGTGCCGGACGATTGGCACGCGCGTTTCTCATGTGTTGCACGCCATTATGAATATAGAATCTCAACAAGACGGGCGCCGCTGACCTGGGAGAAGGGCCTCGCCTGGCGGGTGATCCCGCCGCTCGATGCCGGGCTGATGGCGGAGGGCGCGGCGCGGCTGCTCGGCAGGCATGACTTCACCACCTTCCGCTCGGCGCATTGCCAGGCGGACAGCCCGTTGCGCACCCTCGACCGGCTCGAGGTGGTGGCGCAGGGCGAGCGGATCAGCGTGTTCGCCTCGGCGCGCTCTTTCCTCCATCACCAGGTGCGCTCGATGGTCGGCTGCATCGTGCTGGTCGGCCAGGGGCGCTGGACGCCCGACGACATGACCGCGGCGCTGGAAGCGCGCGACCGCGCGGCGCTGGGGCTCAATGCGCCGTCGGACGGGTTGTTCTTTTTGCGGGCGGATTATCCGTAA
- the fmt gene encoding methionyl-tRNA formyltransferase, which translates to MRIIFMGTPEFAVPVLEALVEAGHDVVAAYSQPPRAGGRRGKALTPSPVHAGAEALGIEVRTPLSFRKDPEALPAFEALAADVAVVAAYGLILPQAVLDAPKHGCLNVHGSLLPRWRGAAPIQRAILAGDAETGVGIMQMEAGLDTGPVRLFETTPIGDYDTTGILTNRLSQIGARLMRTVLADLDTYPAVPQPEEGVTYAAKIDKAEARLDFSKSAANVNRQVRAFNPAPGAFFEFQGERIKVLTANILTDAEYRTDFPSTPGLVIGDQLAIGCGTGAIRPDIVQRAGRGVMTSRELLNGLDIPEGTQL; encoded by the coding sequence ATGCGGATCATCTTCATGGGAACGCCCGAATTTGCCGTGCCGGTGCTCGAGGCGCTGGTCGAGGCCGGGCACGACGTCGTGGCGGCTTACAGCCAGCCGCCGCGGGCGGGCGGGCGCCGAGGCAAGGCGCTGACGCCCTCGCCGGTGCATGCCGGCGCCGAGGCGCTGGGGATCGAGGTCCGCACGCCGCTCTCGTTCCGCAAGGATCCCGAGGCGCTGCCGGCGTTCGAAGCGCTGGCGGCCGATGTCGCGGTGGTCGCCGCTTACGGCCTGATCCTGCCCCAGGCCGTGCTCGATGCGCCGAAGCATGGTTGCCTGAACGTCCACGGCTCGCTGCTGCCGCGCTGGCGCGGCGCCGCGCCGATCCAGCGGGCGATCCTCGCCGGGGATGCCGAGACCGGCGTGGGGATCATGCAGATGGAAGCCGGACTCGATACCGGGCCGGTGCGGCTCTTCGAAACGACGCCTATCGGAGACTACGATACCACGGGCATCCTCACCAATCGGCTCTCCCAGATTGGCGCCAGGCTGATGAGGACCGTCTTGGCGGACCTCGATACGTACCCCGCAGTTCCCCAACCCGAGGAGGGTGTCACCTACGCTGCCAAAATCGACAAAGCCGAGGCCAGGCTCGATTTCTCGAAGTCTGCGGCGAACGTCAATCGACAGGTGCGCGCGTTCAATCCCGCACCAGGAGCGTTCTTCGAGTTCCAAGGCGAACGCATCAAGGTCCTCACAGCCAACATTCTTACAGATGCTGAGTACCGCACCGATTTCCCAAGCACACCGGGTTTGGTGATCGGCGATCAGTTAGCCATTGGCTGCGGAACCGGCGCAATCCGCCCCGATATCGTACAGCGTGCAGGGCGCGGCGTCATGACGTCACGCGAGCTGCTTAATGGCCTGGATATCCCCGAGGGAACCCAGCTTTGA
- the recR gene encoding recombination mediator RecR encodes MASPEIEALTQALSRLPGLGPRSARRAVLHLLKKRETALDPLLSALGAVSRNLATCGICGNVDTSDPCQICADPRRDTRSLCVVEEVADLWALDRSRLFPGRFHVLGGRLSALEGIRPEDLRIDKLVARIAAGGIDEVVLAMNATLEGQTTAHYIAERIETYPVRVTQLAHGLPVGGELDYLDEGTLAQALRARRPVA; translated from the coding sequence ATGGCATCTCCCGAGATCGAAGCGCTCACCCAGGCCCTGTCGCGATTGCCCGGCCTCGGCCCCCGCTCGGCGCGCCGCGCAGTGCTGCACCTGCTCAAGAAGCGCGAGACCGCGCTCGATCCCTTGCTCTCGGCGCTCGGCGCAGTCAGCCGCAACCTCGCCACCTGCGGCATCTGCGGCAATGTCGACACGTCCGACCCCTGCCAGATCTGCGCCGATCCGCGCCGCGACACCCGCTCGCTCTGCGTGGTGGAGGAAGTGGCGGACCTCTGGGCGTTGGACCGTTCCCGCCTATTTCCGGGCCGCTTCCACGTCCTTGGCGGCCGCCTCTCCGCGCTGGAGGGCATCCGCCCCGAGGACCTGCGCATCGACAAGCTCGTCGCGCGCATCGCCGCCGGCGGGATCGACGAGGTCGTGCTGGCGATGAACGCCACGCTCGAAGGCCAGACCACCGCCCACTATATCGCCGAGCGGATCGAGACCTATCCGGTGCGCGTCACTCAGCTGGCCCACGGCCTGCCGGTGGGCGGCGAGCTCGACTATCTCGACGAGGGCACGCTCGCCCAGGCGCTGCGGGCCCGGCGGCCGGTGGCCTGA